The window GCGGGCGTGATTCCGCTGGGGCAAGCACTCCAACTCACCGGCGGTGTGGCACTCATCGCGGACCTCGTGGGCCAAGCCACCGTCTTCCTCCCCATCATCGCGGTGCTGGCCGCGTTCTACCTCCTCACGGGCCTCTTGGCGAACGTCATCACGCCCGTCGCGAGCGTCGTCCTCGTCATCCCCATCGCCATCGACACGGCCCAGCAACTCGGTGCGGACCCGTTCGGATTTGCCATCGCCGTCACCTTCGCCGGGAGCACCGCGTTCATGACGCCCATCGGGTACCAGACGAACCTCATGGTGTACGGCCCGGGAGGGTACAAATTCGCGGACTACCTCCGCGTCGGTGGTCCGCTCCAACTCCTCTTGACGGTGGTCACCACGTTCGGAATCGTCTTTCTGTGGGGCCTCTGAGGCCGAGAAGACCGGATGAAGCAGTGTTACTCTGGATTCTTCTCCATGTCTACAGAGTTGCCCGGTGTGTAGCCCGCAGGCCCGGACGGTAGCGTTTCGGGGTCGTCCACGCTCAGTCCTGTCGTGACGAGGAGACGGAGGCCACGGCTGACCGGCATGTCGAGCTCTTTGACCTCGTCACTGGAGACGACGATGAGTGCCCCCGCCGTCGGGTTCGGACTGTGCGGGAGGAACACGGTGTAGGCGTCTTCACCCGCTGCCTCCTTCATCGACCGAGGGGCCTCGTTGGTGACGAAGCCAATCGAGTGGACACCTTTCCGTGGGTACTCGACGAGGACGACCCGGTCGTACCCGGCAGTCGGTTCCGTGAGCGATTCGGAGACCTGTCGAACACCGAAGTAGATGGTACGGACGAGTGGGAGGAGTTGGACACCGCGCTCGAAACTCCCGAAGAGACGCTGCCCGAGACTCATCGAGGCGAGGTACCCGATGAGGGATATCGCCACCGCGATGATGAGGGCCGCCAGCGTCTGTGAGACGAGAACGATGTCTCCAGACGTGTTCAACGCCTGCGCGAGGAACGGGTTTATCTCTCGAACCAACGGACGAAGTGCCGCCGCGACTCGGTTGAACACGAACTGGAGGACGAATACGGTTACGGCGAGCGGTGTGACG is drawn from Haloferax litoreum and contains these coding sequences:
- a CDS encoding DUF502 domain-containing protein, which gives rise to MDVLARLRSSFFTGLILVTPLAVTVFVLQFVFNRVAAALRPLVREINPFLAQALNTSGDIVLVSQTLAALIIAVAISLIGYLASMSLGQRLFGSFERGVQLLPLVRTIYFGVRQVSESLTEPTAGYDRVVLVEYPRKGVHSIGFVTNEAPRSMKEAAGEDAYTVFLPHSPNPTAGALIVVSSDEVKELDMPVSRGLRLLVTTGLSVDDPETLPSGPAGYTPGNSVDMEKNPE